TCAGGATAAAGAAGAACAGTGCGAACAGCAGCGGGGTAAAGGACCTGAAGTCCTTTTCACCGATGATGTCCCGGCCGATCGAGTTACGGACGAAGTTGTAGCTCCATTCACCCAGGAACTGCAGCCGGCCCGGAACCATCTGGCCCTTGCGGGCTGCGGCTACGAAGAACCAGCCGATGAGGATGACGGAGAGAAGGATGAGCAGCATCTGCTTTCCAAATCCTTCACCACTTTCGGCGCCCCAGGGAAGGATCTCAGGGAGGTGCATATCTTCGAGGGTGGGTGGAACAAATCCCTCTTCATTGGAGGCGGGAAGCGCAAGCGCGATCAACGCGTTTCCTCTCTGCTGTGTCCATCGTTGGGCATATCATTGGCGGACACACGAGAAGTGCGCCCGTTATTTCGGTTTTGTGAAATCAATTCGATTTATCCGTATCCGGCTGTTTTCCGCCCGTAATCGGTCGGTCTGCACCCGAGGCCCGCCTGTGTGCGAAGGCCACATAGTAGCCACTGACCGCACCCAGGACGATACCGGCCGGTAAAATCCAGCGAGTTCCCAGGAGACTATCCAGGCTCCACCCTATCAAACCCAGGGCGATGATTCCCGCCAGCAGATACTGGAGCAGGGCACGCCGCCCCGAGGACGGTGGAGAGAAGGCAGCAGGGCCGGACGGGCGCTGATTCTTAGGCAAGTCCGCCTCCTTCAGGGGTTGTGTCGGCAGCGTCATTGAAGATCAGGTGACGTGTCCGGGAAAAGGCCCGGATTTCGGCAACCTGCCAGAGGACCACGGCACCGACTGCGGTCAGGGCAAACCATTCACGGTGCAGCCAAACAGGCGTTCCGAGCCCGAAAAGAATGACGGCGAACCCCACGACCTTAATCGCATAGGTCACCACGAACATTCCAATCGCACCGGACGGATTACTGCGTCCTACGACATGGCCGACCAAAAGGCTGATTCCGAAGAATGCGGCAATAAGGAACCAGCCCGAAAGGGCACTCGCCGCAGCACCGGCACCGGCGCTGAGAGCGGCCACAACGGCCGCGAGGACCGCTGCGCCACCGGTAACGGCAAGGGCTGTCCTGAGGATCCCCAGCCAGGGGGCCTTCGTGGGCCCGGAGGGGGTCAGGTACCCGCCGGAGCGGGAACCATCTGCGGATCTCATGGCGGAGTCAGTCTTCCTTGCTGGGCCTTCGGGCGTGCGGTGATAAAAGAGCGGCCATCTTAGAGCCGTCAAAGACGCGGGCTACCGCGACCCTTGAATTCTACAGTACATAGAAGTCGCCCCCTGCAGGCCTGCGTTTCCCGCCTAGGCCACGGGACGGCGGGCAAAGAGGCGCGGCGAGGAGAGATAGAAAGCCAGCACTGCAACGGCAAAGAGGACTCCGGCCACCGTCGCCCCGGCACCGGCTCCGGCCGTGAGCAGCCCGGTGGCTCCGACGGCGAGGGTGCAGCCGGTCACGACCAGGGAAACCTGCACATGGCTAAGTCCCGCGTCGGTCAACCGCTGGTACACGTGCTGGCGGTGCGCGGTGTACCACCGCTCGCCCCGGCGGACACGGCGCAGCAGCGTGGAGAAGGTGTCCACAAGATAAACGAGGATCGGGAACAGCAGGTATTCCACGTACACGCCGGCCAGGAACGCGGCGACGGCAATGCCTGCAATGGACGAACCCAGCAGGTAACTGCCCACATCCCCCAGGAACACCTGTCCCCTCCCGAGGTTCCAAGGCAGGAACGCGGCGAACGCCGCGGCCACCACCGCCCCGGTCACAGTCAGCCAGACATGGTCCGAAAGCACTCCGCTGACGGAGTACAGGGCCCCCACCACAAGGCCGTGCAGGCCGGAGATCCCGTTGATGCCGTCCATGAAATTGGCAACGTTAATGTAGGCGGCAATGGCGAGTCCGCCCACGGGAACCCACCACCAGCTCTGTTCCATGGTCCAGGCCAGGCCTGCCGTTCCAGCCAGGCCGATGGCCAGCTGGGTTGCCGCCCGGGTCCGGACTGAAACACCGCGCCAGTCCTCAATCCAGCCCAGCAGCGAGGCAGCGCCGATCACGGCAATCAGGATGGCAAGCACCGAACGGTCCACGGCAACAAGTCCCGTGGCCAAGGCCAGCAGGAGTCCCACCAGCACTCCGGCGGCAGTCGTTACGCCTACCCCCCGGATGACGGCCTTGGTGTGGGAGGACCGCTCGTTCGGGATGTCCAGGACACCCAGCCGGCGAAGCATCGGGATAAAGACGAAGGGCAGCAGCAGGCTCGTCAGGAAGGCCGCTGCAGCGCAGATGGCCAGCAGCATCAGCCAGTCCGCCGTTCGCTGTAGGGCTCCCCGGGATCGTTGGCGGCATCGCCTGGCGTGCCTGGGCTGCGGGTCCCAGGCATGCGCACAATCTCTCCGGCGTCGGTGACGGCTCCGTCCGTGGGCACGCTGGCGGGTTCGATTCCGCAGCGCCGCAGCCAGTCCGCCAGGTCCAGGTCATCGGGATCCAGGACAGCGACCCCGGCATGGGAGATTTTCGGATGAAGGGGACGTGAATCCGTTTCACCGGAGCCGACGAGGATCTCATGCAGCTTTTCGCCCTGGCGCAGTCCGGTGAAGACAATCTCGATGTCCTTGCCGGACATTGCGATCATGCGGCGGGCAACGTCGAGGATCTTCACTGGCTCGCCCATATCCAGGATCATCACCTCTCCCCCGCGGCCGATCGCGCCGGCCTGGATGACCAGCTGGCAGGCCTCCGGGATAGTCATGAAGAAGCGGGTGACCTCGGGATCCGTTACGGTCACCGGCCCGCCCTGGCGGATCTGTTCGCTGAAAAGCGGGAGCATGGAGCCCCGGCTGCCAATCACGTTGCCGAACCGGACGGAGACATACTGTTCTCCGGTGGCGCGGGCCATCCATGCGGTCAGCTTCTCCGCCACGCGCTTGGAATGGCCAAGGACGGTGGTGGGGTTGGCTGCCTTGTCGGTCGAGATGTTGACGAAGTGCCGGACATTCGCCTTACGGGCGGCGGCCAGGACATTCGCGGTGCCGATGACGTTGGTTTTCCAGGCTTCCTGCGGGTACTGCTCCAGCAGGGAGACGTGCTTCAGCGCGGCGGCGTGGAAAACGACGTCGGGACGGCGTTCGCGGAAGATGCGTTCCAGCGCGTCGGGGTCGCGGATGTCGGCCAGCACCGTGTCCGGACCGTCGAGCAGGCCGCGGCCCGTAATGGAGAGCTGGGTCAGCTGCAGGCCGGTCTCGTCCCGGTCCACCATGATCAGCTCCCCGGGGTGGAAAGCCGTGATCTGGCGGCACAGCTCGGAGCCGATGGAGCCGCCGGCACCCGTGACCAGCACCTTCTTCCCGGAAAGGTAACCCGCTACCTCGTCCACGTGGATGTCCACGGGCCGTCGTCCAATGAGGTCTTCGACCGCGACGTCGCGGAAGTCCCCCAGCCCGGCGCCGTCGCCCTTGGCGAGCATGTCCTTGAGCGGAGGAAGGACAAGCACCCGCAGGTCCAGGCCTTCGGCGAGGTCGGAGATTTCCCGCACCTGGCGGGCTTCGATTTGGGCAATGGCCACGATGAGCACGGTGGCGCGGGTGCGGTGCACCAGGTCGGGCAGGTCCACGAGTTTGCCGATGACGGGAACCGTCGCCAGCCGCAGGTGCTTCTTGGCCGGATCGTCGTCGACCAGGCCCACCGGGTAGTACGGGGAGTCCGGATCCTTCATCATCCGGGACACAAGGGAACCGCCCAGGAAACCGGCACCGTAGACGAGGGCGCGCTGCGCTTCCTCGCCCGGGCGTGCCCGGCTCTCCACGTACATCCGCTTGACGTAGCGGATGGCTGCCATAAACAGGCAGGCGAACGGGAAAGCAATCATGCCGGTGCTGCGCGGGATGTCGATCACGAGGCCGAACAAGGCGCTGGCGAGCACCAGGATCGCGGAGACAATCAGGGTCACCACGGCCAGCAGGCGCATTTCGTGGAAACTGCCGAAGCTGTAGCGGCCGCGGTAGAGGGCGAACGAATAGCCCACTATCAGCTGCGTCAGGACCGCCACACCGCAGAAGACGGCAAGCCCGGCCGGGTTGATCTGCTCAACGGTGAGTTCATACCGCAGCACCAGCGCAAGGCAGATGGACACGATCCAGGCCAGGGAGTCCAACATGTACTGCGACCAGAGCCACAGGACAGGCTTTTCCTCTCTGGGAAGGCTGCTGTTGTCCGTAGGTTTTTGCCTCATGGTCCTCAACGGGTAGGTACCCGGCTCTCTTCTCGGTGATGCAAAGAACAAGTGGAAGAATCCGGTGTAATAGACTGGAATCTACTCAGCATACTAACTGCACACCCTCTTCAGTTTCGGTTTAGGCCGATCCACCGGGGTGCCCGAAAGGACCATCTTGCCGGACTCTGTGGCCGTAGCAGCAGTAACCTTCGACCGTCCCGACGACGTCAAGACGCTCCTGGAGGCCCTGGCAGCGCAGAGCGCGGACATTACGTCCGTGGCGCTCGTCGATTCCGGCAAGAGCCCGGTTCAGGATATCGCTGAAAACTCGTCGGCACCGGTCAATTACATTCGGTCCAACACGAATCTCGGCGGTGCCGGTGGATTCTCGCTGGCAATTCTTTCCGCCATGGCCACCGGCGCCGACTGGATCTGGATCATGGACGACGACGCGCATCCCGAAGATCCGGAATGCGCGGCCACCCTGTTGGCGGCTGCCAAGGAACGCGGGCTCGACGTCGTCCTGCCCCTCGTGGTGGCACCCGGCGCGCCGGACACCCTGTCATTCCACTTCCGCCTCGACGGGAAGCTGACCCACGACCGGGCCGAGGTTGCCGCCCGTGGTTTCCTGCCCAATGTGGGGCACTTCTTCAACGGGGCCCTGATCCGGGCCGACGTGTTCTACCGCGTGGGCCTGCCGGACCTTCGGCTGTTCATCCGCGGCGATGAAACCGACTTCATGATCCGGCTTCGGCGCGCCGGAATCGAGTTCGGCACCGTAACCACGGCAGCTTTGACGCATCCCGCCGCGTGGGCCGAGGTCCAGCCCGTGCTCGGTGACCGCCTGCATGTCCTGGTCCCCGAGACACCGTTCAAACAGTTCTACTTCTACCGCAACCGCGGACACCTGACCCGCCGCTACGGACGGGTGAAATCGTTCGTGGCCGACGCCGTGGGGTACCCGCTGCACTTTGCCAGGACCCGGGATCCCAAGGGCCTGCGGAACTGGCTGCGCGCGTACACCGCCGGCATGAGCGGGCGCCGCTTCGGGCCGCCGTCGGACTTCGGGTTCTAACGTGACTGCGTCCCGGGTGCCGACCGAAGCCGCGCTGACCATCGTCATCACCACCTTCAACCGCTCCGGTTACCTCTCCGGGCTGCTGGAGAGCATTAAGGCGCTCGACCCTGCCCCTGCGGCGGTGGTCGTGGTGGACAACGCCAGCACCGACGGGACTCCGCAGATCCTCGAAGCAGCCCGGTCCGGTTTCGCGGTCCCGCTGACGGTCCGGCGGCTGCAGGACAATACCGGCGGGGCCGGCGGCTTTGCCGCCGGGATCGAGACCGCACTGGCCTCCGGCGCACAGTGGCTGTGGCTGATGGACGACGACGTCGAGGTCCTCCCGGGTGCCGTAGCCGCGCTGCGTAAGTGGACCGGCAGTTATGACTGCATCCACGGCCGGCGGTACGACGACGAAGGCGCACCGTTTTTCTGGCAGCACCGGTTTGTCCCCTTCCTGGGCGTTCATCTGCCGGTGCGGGGCAACGTCTTCCGGGATTCCCCGGTCTTCTCCACCAATGTGGGCTGCTTCGAGGGAATGCTGATCAGTGCGGACCAGGTCCGCCGGATCGGGCTGCCGGATGCCCGCTACTTCATCAACGGAGACGATGTCATCTACGGCTGGCTCGCCTCACTGGACCGGCCGGTGGCGTACGTCAACGACTTTGTGCTTCGGAAGGTCCGCGCGCAGCGGCAGATCGACCTCGGCATCCGGCACCTGAACGACTCCAGCGATCTCGGCCGCTTCACCGCGATGCGCAACCGCGGCCACACCGCCCGCTACCTGCAGGTCCACGGCCGCTATCACCGGTACGGATTTGCTCTGGGCACCGTCCTCACGGCGGGCAAGGAACTGCTCCGGCTGGTTGCTGTGGAGCGTACCCTGCACGGTGCCGGCCGGCTCTGGGCCGGCTGGCGGGGCGCCCGGCGCATCCTCCGCGACCGGACCTGGTCCCCGGTGCCCCCGCTGGCCGTGCCGGAGCAGCCGGAACAGCCGGAGAACGGCAAGCCACAGCAATCTCCCCGAAAGCAGCAGGTTTGAGTATCCCGTCCGCCCCGTCGTCTTCCGCAGACTCCATCTCCTCCCCCGACGCTGCTGCCGGTTCCGCCGCGCCAGTGTGGGTGGTCCTCGGAGCCTCCGGCTTCATCGGTTCGGCCATCCACTCGGCCCTGTCAGCGCGTGGCATCAGCGTTCGCCCGGTTCCAGCCCCGCGCCTGCGGGCAGAGGGCACCGACGCCGCCGCCCTGCTCCACCAAGCGGCCGACGCCGAACGGAACCTGTTGGCGGACGCCTTCGCCGGTGCGGAAATAGTCATCAACGCTGCGGGACTGGCCACGCCGGGAGCAACTGACTCCCCCGAACTGCGCGGAGCGAATTCCCTGCTGCCGCTGGTGGCCGCGGACGCTGCGGATGCCGCCGGCGTCCGCAGGTTCGTGCACCTGAGCAGCGCAGCGGTGCAGGGCCACCGGCCGTTCCTGGACGAAAGCCCGCACGTGGAGCCCTTCTCGGCATACTCACGGTCCAAGGCCCTCGGGGAACAGGTCCTTTCCGCCCGGAAGGGCGGCTCCGGCAGCGTTGTCACCGTGCGGGCCACATCGGTTCAGGGTCCGGGGCGTGCGACGACGGCGAAACTGGCCCGGCTCGCTGCCTCGCCGCTGGCGTCCGTGGCTGCACCGGGAACCGCGCCGAGCCCGGTCAGTTCTGTGGATTCCCTGGTTGACTTCGTGCTGCGGGTGGCGTCGCACCAGGGGCCGGTGCCGGCCGTAGTGCTGCAGCCCTGGGAGCAGGCTTCGGTCTCCTCCGTGCTTGAGGCCGCCGGCGGCCGGCGTCCGGCGCACCTGCCTGCCTGGTTCTGCCGGCTGGCACTGCGTGCCGGCTACGCGGTCTCCTCGCTGGCAGGGGAACGGCTCCACGGGCCGCTGCGCCGGGTCGAACTGATGTGGTTCGGCCAACGCCAAGAGCCGGGATGGGCGGAATTGACGGGCAACGTCCCCGAAGCCCGCGTCCAGGACGTCCTGGCGGCGTCCCGCGGCTGACCCCGCCCGGGGCCGGGTCAGCCGCAGGCCTAGTCTTTGCTGGGACTAGTCCTTGCCGGGCCTAGTCTTTGGCCAGGGAAGGTGCGGTACCGGCGCCGGCGGCGGGAGGTTCTTCGCCAATGTCCAGGATCCCCGGAACCGCTTCACGCAGGGCGTCGATGCTGACCGCACCCCGGCGGACCACACGCATTGGCGCGCTGGTGGCATCCACAATGGTGGAGGGCACGCCGTCGCTCCCGGCGACGGGCCGGTGTCCGGCCTCCAGGTAGACCTCGACGGATTCCCCCAGCTGCCCGCGTGCCTGCGCCGCGGTCTGCCCGGCCGGGGAACCCGTCCGGTTAGCCGAGGATACGGCCAGCGGTCCCGTGACCCCCAGCAGATCCAGGGCAACACTGTCATCCGGCATCCGCAGTGCAACGGTTCCCAGGGTGTCCCCCAGGTCCCAGGTCAGGGACGGCTGCGCATGGAAAATCAAGGTCAGTCCGCCCGGCCAGAAGGTACGGGCCAGAATGCGGGCGTCCTCGGAGATGTCCATGGCAAGCCCGTCCATGGTCTGTACCCGTGGGATCAGCACGGGCGGGGGCATGCTCCGGCCGCGTCCCTTGGCGGCGAGCAGGGTAGCCACGCCCTGCGGTGAAAAGGCATCGGCGCCGATCCCGTAGACGGTGTCAGTGGGCAGCACAACACACGCCTTCGCGGCTATTGCCCGCTGGGCCGCCGCCAGGCCCGCGCTGAGTTCCTCGGGGTTACTGCAGTCATAACTGGTGCTCACGGCAATATTCCTTCACTAGTGGATGCCATTGGTCCGGTACGCCGGACAGCCGACGTGGCGCGGGGGCGGTCATTCAGGTCCCGGTGGGAGACGACGTCGGTCCAGGCGGGGTCGGCAGCCAGCAGCCGGGCAATCGCCGGGGCCTGCACTTCGGCGTGTTCCATCACGAAGTACCCGCCCGGCACCAGCAGGCGTGCTGCGGACCGGGCCGCGGCCATTGGTAGTTCCAGCCCGTCCGCTCCCCCGCCGTACAGGGCCATGGCCGGATCATGCTCGGCGGCTTCGGGTTCGTTCGGGACCGCTTCGGCGGGGATATACGGCGGATTGGACACTACAACGTCGAAGCTGGCGTCATGGTCCGCCAGTGCGGTCCTCAGGTCGTCCAGGACCAGCTGGACACCCAGCGGAGCCAGGTTCTGTTCCGCCCAGGCGAAGGCCAGGGGGCTCAGCTCCACGGCGTACACCTCGGCTGCGGGGACCTCGGAAGCCACCGCTGCGGCAATGGCACCGGACCCGGTGCCCAGATCCACGACCTTTGCCGGGCCGGCCCGGCGTGCTGCATCAATAGCCAGCTGCGCCACCGTTTCGGTTTCCGGCCGCGGCACAAAAACACCGGGGCCCACAGCCAGCTCGAGGTAGCGGAAATGTGCTTTGCCGGTCAGGTGCTGCAGCGGTACGCGTGCCGCGCGCTCGGCCACGAGTGCGTTGTATCCTTCCGGCGCCGGAGCATCGGTGAAGGCCAGGGCCCGGATCCGGCCGGCGCTCTCTCCCAGGAGGTGCGCGGCCAGCAGCTCGGCGTCGACGCGCGGCGAAGGAACTCCGGCTGCGGCAAGTTCCGCCGTCGCCCGCCGCAGCGCCTCGGCCAGGGTGGTCCCGTTGCCCGGTTCCACGCCCGTGGCGGTATTAGCTTTCGTCACCGATGGCGTCCAGACGGGCCTGTTCGTCCATTTCGATGGCGGCCTGCACCACTGCCTCAAGCTCGCCGTTCAGGACGGTATCCAGGTTGTAGGCCTTGTAGCCGGTGCGGTGGTCCACAATCCGGTTTTCCGGGTAGTTGTAGGTCCGGATGCGCTCCGAGCGGTCCATAGTGCGGATCTGCGACTTGCGGATGTCGGAGTTCGCGGCGTCGATCTTCTCCTGCTCGTGTGCCAGGATGCGTGAGCGCAGCACACGCATGGCCGCTTCACGGTTCTGCAGCTGGGACTTTTCGTTCTGCATGGCCACCACGATGCCGGTGGGCAGGTGGGTGATGCGTACGGCGGAGTCGGTGGTGTTCACGGACTGTCCACCCGGGCCCGAGGAACGGTAGACGTCGATCTTCAGGTCATTCTGGCTGATCGCGACTTCTTCCGGCTCATCGACTTCGGGCAGGACCAGCACGCCGGCCGCGGAGGTATGGATCCGGCCCTGCGACTCGGTGACGGGAACGCGCTGGACGCGGTGCACGCCGCCCTCGTACTTCAGGCGGGCGTAGACGCCTTCGGCCGGATCGTTGGAGTTGCCCTTGATCGCCATGGCAACGTCCTTGTAGCCGCCCAGGTCCGATTCCGTGGCGGAGATGATTTCCGTACGCCAGCCGCGGTGCTCGGCGTAGCGGGTGTACATACGCAGCAGGTCGCCGGCGAACAGTGCAGCTTCGTCGCCGCCTTCGCCGCCCTTGACCTCGATGATGACGTCGCGGCCGTCGTTGGGGTCGCGCGGAATCAGCAGGCGGCGCAGCTTCTCCTGCGCCTCGTCCAGCTGCTCCTTGAGTACGGGAACCTCAGCGGCGAATTCGGGATCCTCGTCCGCCATTTCGGCGGCGGCGGCGAGGTCATCCTCGAGTCCGTGCCAGCGGTTGTAGGCGTCCACAATCCGGCTCAGTTCGGCGTAGCGCCGCCCCAGCCGGCGGGCCAGGCCCTGGTCCGCGTGCACTGCCGGGTCGGACAGGCGCAGCTGAAGCTCAGCGTGCTCATCCAACAGGCCCTGAATGGACTCAAACATGTTTTAGATTCCTCTTTCGGCTGTGATTACCACAAGCAGTTTATCGGTTCATCTCCGCCCCGCTGTCCGGGGCGTTAACGCACGAGCCGCCCAGGCCCCCTGCCCGCCGGATCGGCGGGAGGAAGCATGAGCGGCTCGTAGGGCAGCTAGTTGTCCTTGGTGCCCAGGGTGGTCTGCTGAACCTGCATCAGGAACTCGACGTTGGACTGCGTCTCCCGGATCTTGCCGGTGAGCAGTTCCAGTGCCTGCTGGGTATCCAGGCCGGAAAGGACCCGGCGCAGCTTCCACATGATCTTGACTTCATCCGGGGAGAGCAGGTTCTCTTCGCGGCGGGTGCCCGACGCGTTGACATCCACGGCCGGGAAGATGCGCTTGTCCGCAAGGTTGCGGGACAGGCGCAGTTCCATGTTGCCGGTGCCCTTGAATTCCTCGAAGATGACCTCGTCCATCTTGGATCCGGTCTCCACCAGGGCCGTAGCCAGGATGGTCAGCGAGCCGCCGTTTTCGATGTTGCGGGCGGCACCGAAGAAGCGCTTCGGCGGGTACAGTGCGGACGAATCCACACCACCGGAAAGGATACGGCCCGACGCCGGAGCGGCCAGGTTGTAGGCACGGCCCAGGCGGGTCATGGAGTCAAGCAGCACCACGACGTCGTTGCCCATTTCCACCAGGCGCTTGGCGCGCTCGATGGCGAGTTCGGCAACGGTGGTGTGGTCATCGGCGGGGCGGTCGAAGGTGGAGGCGATGACCTCACCCTTGACCGTGCGCTGCATGTCCGTGACTTCCTCGGGACGTTCGTCCACGAGGACCATCATGAGGTGGACCTCAGGATTGTTGATCGTGATCGCGTTGGCAATGGCCTGCAGGATCAGGGTCTTGCCGGCCTTCGGCGGGGAAACGATCAGGCCGCGCTGGCCCTTGCCGATCGGAGCCACGAGGTCGATGACACGCGGGCCGATCACCTTGGCGTTGGTTTCCAGGCGCAGACGCTCGGAGGGGTACAGCGGGACCAGCTTGGAGAACTCCACGCGGTCCTTGTTGTCCTCGGCCTGCTTGCCGTTGACGGACGTGAGGCGGACCAGTGCGTTGAACTTCTGGCGCTGGTTGCCGCCCTGGTTCTCACCTTCGCGGGGTGCACGGATTGCGCCGACGACGGCGTCACCCTTGCGCAGGTTGTACTTCTTCACCTGGGCCAGGGAAACGTAGACATCGTTCGGGCCCGGCAGGTAGCCGGAGGTCCGGACGAAGGCGTAGTTTTCCAGGACGTCGAGGATGCCCGCTACGGGCAGCA
This window of the Arthrobacter sp. zg-Y919 genome carries:
- a CDS encoding glycosyltransferase; amino-acid sequence: MTASRVPTEAALTIVITTFNRSGYLSGLLESIKALDPAPAAVVVVDNASTDGTPQILEAARSGFAVPLTVRRLQDNTGGAGGFAAGIETALASGAQWLWLMDDDVEVLPGAVAALRKWTGSYDCIHGRRYDDEGAPFFWQHRFVPFLGVHLPVRGNVFRDSPVFSTNVGCFEGMLISADQVRRIGLPDARYFINGDDVIYGWLASLDRPVAYVNDFVLRKVRAQRQIDLGIRHLNDSSDLGRFTAMRNRGHTARYLQVHGRYHRYGFALGTVLTAGKELLRLVAVERTLHGAGRLWAGWRGARRILRDRTWSPVPPLAVPEQPEQPENGKPQQSPRKQQV
- a CDS encoding nucleoside-diphosphate sugar epimerase/dehydratase, whose translation is MRQKPTDNSSLPREEKPVLWLWSQYMLDSLAWIVSICLALVLRYELTVEQINPAGLAVFCGVAVLTQLIVGYSFALYRGRYSFGSFHEMRLLAVVTLIVSAILVLASALFGLVIDIPRSTGMIAFPFACLFMAAIRYVKRMYVESRARPGEEAQRALVYGAGFLGGSLVSRMMKDPDSPYYPVGLVDDDPAKKHLRLATVPVIGKLVDLPDLVHRTRATVLIVAIAQIEARQVREISDLAEGLDLRVLVLPPLKDMLAKGDGAGLGDFRDVAVEDLIGRRPVDIHVDEVAGYLSGKKVLVTGAGGSIGSELCRQITAFHPGELIMVDRDETGLQLTQLSITGRGLLDGPDTVLADIRDPDALERIFRERRPDVVFHAAALKHVSLLEQYPQEAWKTNVIGTANVLAAARKANVRHFVNISTDKAANPTTVLGHSKRVAEKLTAWMARATGEQYVSVRFGNVIGSRGSMLPLFSEQIRQGGPVTVTDPEVTRFFMTIPEACQLVIQAGAIGRGGEVMILDMGEPVKILDVARRMIAMSGKDIEIVFTGLRQGEKLHEILVGSGETDSRPLHPKISHAGVAVLDPDDLDLADWLRRCGIEPASVPTDGAVTDAGEIVRMPGTRSPGTPGDAANDPGEPYSERRTG
- a CDS encoding NAD-dependent epimerase/dehydratase family protein codes for the protein MSIPSAPSSSADSISSPDAAAGSAAPVWVVLGASGFIGSAIHSALSARGISVRPVPAPRLRAEGTDAAALLHQAADAERNLLADAFAGAEIVINAAGLATPGATDSPELRGANSLLPLVAADAADAAGVRRFVHLSSAAVQGHRPFLDESPHVEPFSAYSRSKALGEQVLSARKGGSGSVVTVRATSVQGPGRATTAKLARLAASPLASVAAPGTAPSPVSSVDSLVDFVLRVASHQGPVPAVVLQPWEQASVSSVLEAAGGRRPAHLPAWFCRLALRAGYAVSSLAGERLHGPLRRVELMWFGQRQEPGWAELTGNVPEARVQDVLAASRG
- the prfA gene encoding peptide chain release factor 1; translated protein: MFESIQGLLDEHAELQLRLSDPAVHADQGLARRLGRRYAELSRIVDAYNRWHGLEDDLAAAAEMADEDPEFAAEVPVLKEQLDEAQEKLRRLLIPRDPNDGRDVIIEVKGGEGGDEAALFAGDLLRMYTRYAEHRGWRTEIISATESDLGGYKDVAMAIKGNSNDPAEGVYARLKYEGGVHRVQRVPVTESQGRIHTSAAGVLVLPEVDEPEEVAISQNDLKIDVYRSSGPGGQSVNTTDSAVRITHLPTGIVVAMQNEKSQLQNREAAMRVLRSRILAHEQEKIDAANSDIRKSQIRTMDRSERIRTYNYPENRIVDHRTGYKAYNLDTVLNGELEAVVQAAIEMDEQARLDAIGDES
- a CDS encoding glycosyltransferase family 4 protein, with translation MLLAICAAAAFLTSLLLPFVFIPMLRRLGVLDIPNERSSHTKAVIRGVGVTTAAGVLVGLLLALATGLVAVDRSVLAILIAVIGAASLLGWIEDWRGVSVRTRAATQLAIGLAGTAGLAWTMEQSWWWVPVGGLAIAAYINVANFMDGINGISGLHGLVVGALYSVSGVLSDHVWLTVTGAVVAAAFAAFLPWNLGRGQVFLGDVGSYLLGSSIAGIAVAAFLAGVYVEYLLFPILVYLVDTFSTLLRRVRRGERWYTAHRQHVYQRLTDAGLSHVQVSLVVTGCTLAVGATGLLTAGAGAGATVAGVLFAVAVLAFYLSSPRLFARRPVA
- a CDS encoding L-threonylcarbamoyladenylate synthase, which codes for MSTSYDCSNPEELSAGLAAAQRAIAAKACVVLPTDTVYGIGADAFSPQGVATLLAAKGRGRSMPPPVLIPRVQTMDGLAMDISEDARILARTFWPGGLTLIFHAQPSLTWDLGDTLGTVALRMPDDSVALDLLGVTGPLAVSSANRTGSPAGQTAAQARGQLGESVEVYLEAGHRPVAGSDGVPSTIVDATSAPMRVVRRGAVSIDALREAVPGILDIGEEPPAAGAGTAPSLAKD
- the rho gene encoding transcription termination factor Rho; translated protein: MTDTTSLTAGVDSASAGSTGENTSKSTGLAGLKLAQLQALAGQLGITGGSRMRKGDLVTAISNHQRGGAVADRPVRGSGDDAAKGAPEKASAAPAEQSADAETTRPTRTRNRNRRAASDGVVTSAPAETAAAESPAPAAAENTEAPARNREAREENGREEGQRERGNRRSRNRRSDSNGTDTNAQAEAPAESAGNAASANGAANNGAANNAAAGNGASANGAENRTQGDDERGERRERRNRSDRDNGNRENNRDNGGSRENNRDRDNNRENNRDNGGSRENNRDRDSNRDNGGNRENNRDRDNNRDRDNRDDNEENGRGRNRRNRNRSDRNDRNDRGDRNDRFRDRNERRRNRNQNPEVDDVEVTEDDVLLPVAGILDVLENYAFVRTSGYLPGPNDVYVSLAQVKKYNLRKGDAVVGAIRAPREGENQGGNQRQKFNALVRLTSVNGKQAEDNKDRVEFSKLVPLYPSERLRLETNAKVIGPRVIDLVAPIGKGQRGLIVSPPKAGKTLILQAIANAITINNPEVHLMMVLVDERPEEVTDMQRTVKGEVIASTFDRPADDHTTVAELAIERAKRLVEMGNDVVVLLDSMTRLGRAYNLAAPASGRILSGGVDSSALYPPKRFFGAARNIENGGSLTILATALVETGSKMDEVIFEEFKGTGNMELRLSRNLADKRIFPAVDVNASGTRREENLLSPDEVKIMWKLRRVLSGLDTQQALELLTGKIRETQSNVEFLMQVQQTTLGTKDN
- a CDS encoding glycosyltransferase, translating into MPDSVAVAAVTFDRPDDVKTLLEALAAQSADITSVALVDSGKSPVQDIAENSSAPVNYIRSNTNLGGAGGFSLAILSAMATGADWIWIMDDDAHPEDPECAATLLAAAKERGLDVVLPLVVAPGAPDTLSFHFRLDGKLTHDRAEVAARGFLPNVGHFFNGALIRADVFYRVGLPDLRLFIRGDETDFMIRLRRAGIEFGTVTTAALTHPAAWAEVQPVLGDRLHVLVPETPFKQFYFYRNRGHLTRRYGRVKSFVADAVGYPLHFARTRDPKGLRNWLRAYTAGMSGRRFGPPSDFGF
- the prmC gene encoding peptide chain release factor N(5)-glutamine methyltransferase; amino-acid sequence: MTKANTATGVEPGNGTTLAEALRRATAELAAAGVPSPRVDAELLAAHLLGESAGRIRALAFTDAPAPEGYNALVAERAARVPLQHLTGKAHFRYLELAVGPGVFVPRPETETVAQLAIDAARRAGPAKVVDLGTGSGAIAAAVASEVPAAEVYAVELSPLAFAWAEQNLAPLGVQLVLDDLRTALADHDASFDVVVSNPPYIPAEAVPNEPEAAEHDPAMALYGGGADGLELPMAAARSAARLLVPGGYFVMEHAEVQAPAIARLLAADPAWTDVVSHRDLNDRPRATSAVRRTGPMASTSEGILP